Proteins found in one Labeo rohita strain BAU-BD-2019 chromosome 11, IGBB_LRoh.1.0, whole genome shotgun sequence genomic segment:
- the thoc7 gene encoding THO complex subunit 7 homolog, which yields MGSITDDEVIRKRLLIDGDGAGDDRRINVLMKSFTKWCNSSFSPEEGLSQYQRMLTSLAQCEFSMGKTLLVYDMNLKEMENYEEIYADIEKSITSAHDKIAECKKEIQRAKRIRKNRQEYDALARVIKQHPDRHETLKQLEALDKELQQLSHIKENVEDKLELRKKQFHVLLTTIQELQQTLENDEKMESDDAQESPMENGD from the exons ATGGGTAGCATCACTGATG ATGAGGTTATTCGGAAGCGTCTTCTTATCGATGGAGATGGAGCTGGAGACGACAGACGCATTAATGTGCTTATGAAGAGCTTTACCAAATGGTGCAATTCCAGTTTCTCACCAGAGGAAGG GCTCTCACAGTATCAGAGGATGTTGACATCTTTGGCTCAGTGTGAATTCTCAATGGGGAAAACCCTGCTTGTGTACGACATGAACCTGAAAGAAATGGAGAATTATGAAGAAATCTATGCAGATATTG AGAAAAGTATAACATCAGCTCATGACAAAATTGCAGAGTGCAAAAAGGAAATCCAGAGAGCGAAAAGGATACGAAAAAACCGTCAAG AGTATGATGCTTTGGCCAGAGTTATCAAGCAACATCCAGACAGACATGAGACCTTAAA GCAGCTTGAGGCTTTAGACAAAGAGCTTCAGCAGCTTTCACACATCAAAGAGAATGTGGAGGACAAG TTGGAACTTCGTAAGAAGCAGTTCCACGTCCTTCTCACCACCATTCAGGAACTTCAACAGACTTTAGAGA ATGATGAGAAGATGGAAAGTGATGATGCCCAGGAGAGCCCAATGGAAAATGGAGACTag